In the genome of Candoia aspera isolate rCanAsp1 chromosome 1, rCanAsp1.hap2, whole genome shotgun sequence, one region contains:
- the RETREG2 gene encoding reticulophagy regulator 2 isoform X1, which yields MASGGPSVPVTEEGEGVTVSGPGAAEAEEEEEEEQEVLALAVRLRRRLRGWEATVTAVQRLLVWERPPQSLAGAVALGAALWLFSSTSLRPLFLLSTGFIGVLLLERWKPQFLLDFSVQPLEEPGGDSDNGMTGAQPHLLSVSELCRCLAESWITFRLYLRELLQYKKQNPAKFCARICSGCLILATVGHYVPGIMISYIVLLSILLWPLVVYHELIQRMYTRLEPILMKLDYSMKVETLHLKHEKKKRQGKIEPEAGSEPMAETESESEAELSGYSPVVDVKKTALALAITDSELSDEEASILESGGFTVSRATTPQLTDVSEDLDQQSLPSEPEESFSKDLAEFPSVEEFHSKDLGPPSEDDNFGVPIQSAHQLDSAEEEEEAAAAAAAAAAMSLDTSILCLASPLHFVNTHFNGNGQAVVGGIPESQATCAQGLGLHIDSLSQEIVTTAISTVVQNTLSALLHSSEDSEGPSFSEFLPTEPEERLSFQAQLSENEEVGTAPLPGEEEEEADDFELLDQKELEQMDTELGLSGETDAPGAPSQPPEEPSP from the exons ATGGCGAGCGGAGGCCCGAGTGTTCCAGTCacagaggaaggggagggggtgaCGGTGTCCGGACCCGGGGCGGCAGAAgccgaggaagaggaagaggaagagcaggaggtgTTGGCTCTGGCCGTCCGGCTGAGGCGACGTCTGAGGGGCTGGGAGGCGACCGTGACTGCCGTGCAGCGGCTGTTGGTTTGGGAGAGGCCGCCGCAGAGCCTGGCCGGGGCTGTCGCACTCGGAGCTGCTCTGTG GCTGTTTTCCTCCACTTCACTGCGTCCCCTGTTCCTTCTCAGTACTGGTTTTATTGGTGTTCTGCTGTTGGAGAGATGGAAGCCCCAATTTTTATTGGATTTCTCAG TACAACCCTTAGAAGAACCTGGGGGAGACAG TGACAATGGGATGACAGGAGCACAACCTCACCTACTCAGTGTTTCAGAGCTCTGTCGTTGCCTGGCTGAGAGCTGGATTACCTTCAGGCTATACCTGCGGGAACTTTTGCAGTATAAGAAGCAAAACCCTGCCAAG TTCTGTGCCAGAATCTGCTCAGGATGCTTGATTCTAGCAACTGTAGGACACTATGTTCCAGGAATCATGATCTCCTACATTGTCT TACTTAGTATTCTGCTGTGGCCACTGGTAGTATACCATGAACTCATTCAAAGAATGTATACCCGTTTGGAGCCCATCCTAATGAAACTGGACTACAGTATGAAGGTGGAGACTTTGCATcttaaacatgaaaagaaaa AGCGTCAAGGAAAGATTGagccagaagctggcagtgaaccaatggcagaaacagaaagtgagaGTGAAGCAGAACTGTCTGGCTACTCTCCAGTG GTAGATGTGAAGAAGACGGCTCTGGCATTGGCAATCACAGATTCTGAACTCTCTGATGAGGAGGCCTCTATCCTGGAAAGTGGAGGATTCACTGTCTCCAGAGCTACAACACCACAACTAACAGATGTGTCTGAAG ATCTGGACCAGCAGAGCCTCCCTAGTGAGCCTGAAGAATCCTTCTCCAAGGATTTAGCAGAATTCCCTTCTGTGGAAGAGTTCCATTCCAAAGACTTGGGACCACCCAGTGAAGATGACAATTTTGGGGTGCCCATTCAAAGTGCACACCAGCTAGACtctgctgaggaggaggaggaagcagcagcagcagcagcagcagcagcagccatgagTTTGGACACATCCATTCTTTGCCTGGCCTCACCCCTGCACTTTGTAAATACTCATTTCAATGGGAATGGGCAGGCAGTGGTGGGAGGAATCCCTGAGTCCCAAGCCACCTGTGCACAAGGCCTGGGGCTGCACATCGATTCATTGAGTCAAGAGATTGTCACTACCGCTATCAGTACAGTTGTGCAGAACACCCTGTCAGCTCTGCTCCACTCCTCAGAGGACAGTGAGGGGCCTTCTTTCTCTGAATTCCTGCCTACTGAACCTGAGGAGAGACTCAGTTTCCAGGCACAGCTATCTGAGAATGAGGAGGTGGGAACAGCTCCTCTGcctggggaggaggaagaggaagctgATGATTTCGAG
- the RETREG2 gene encoding reticulophagy regulator 2 isoform X2, with the protein MASGGPSVPVTEEGEGVTVSGPGAAEAEEEEEEEQEVLALAVRLRRRLRGWEATVTAVQRLLVWERPPQSLAGAVALGAALWLFSSTSLRPLFLLSTGFIGVLLLERWKPQFLLDFSVQPLEEPGGDSDNGMTGAQPHLLSVSELCRCLAESWITFRLYLRELLQYKKQNPAKFCARICSGCLILATVGHYVPGIMISYIVLLSILLWPLVVYHELIQRMYTRLEPILMKLDYSMKVETLHLKHEKKKRQGKIEPEAGSEPMAETESESEAELSGYSPVVDVKKTALALAITDSELSDEEASILESGGFTVSRATTPQLTDVSEDLDQQSLPSEPEESFSKDLAEFPSVEEFHSKDLGPPSEDDNFGVPIQSAHQLDSAEEEEEAAAAAAAAAAMSLDTSILCLASPLHFRLLMSGRCPPSAFQRKLSQEPTS; encoded by the exons ATGGCGAGCGGAGGCCCGAGTGTTCCAGTCacagaggaaggggagggggtgaCGGTGTCCGGACCCGGGGCGGCAGAAgccgaggaagaggaagaggaagagcaggaggtgTTGGCTCTGGCCGTCCGGCTGAGGCGACGTCTGAGGGGCTGGGAGGCGACCGTGACTGCCGTGCAGCGGCTGTTGGTTTGGGAGAGGCCGCCGCAGAGCCTGGCCGGGGCTGTCGCACTCGGAGCTGCTCTGTG GCTGTTTTCCTCCACTTCACTGCGTCCCCTGTTCCTTCTCAGTACTGGTTTTATTGGTGTTCTGCTGTTGGAGAGATGGAAGCCCCAATTTTTATTGGATTTCTCAG TACAACCCTTAGAAGAACCTGGGGGAGACAG TGACAATGGGATGACAGGAGCACAACCTCACCTACTCAGTGTTTCAGAGCTCTGTCGTTGCCTGGCTGAGAGCTGGATTACCTTCAGGCTATACCTGCGGGAACTTTTGCAGTATAAGAAGCAAAACCCTGCCAAG TTCTGTGCCAGAATCTGCTCAGGATGCTTGATTCTAGCAACTGTAGGACACTATGTTCCAGGAATCATGATCTCCTACATTGTCT TACTTAGTATTCTGCTGTGGCCACTGGTAGTATACCATGAACTCATTCAAAGAATGTATACCCGTTTGGAGCCCATCCTAATGAAACTGGACTACAGTATGAAGGTGGAGACTTTGCATcttaaacatgaaaagaaaa AGCGTCAAGGAAAGATTGagccagaagctggcagtgaaccaatggcagaaacagaaagtgagaGTGAAGCAGAACTGTCTGGCTACTCTCCAGTG GTAGATGTGAAGAAGACGGCTCTGGCATTGGCAATCACAGATTCTGAACTCTCTGATGAGGAGGCCTCTATCCTGGAAAGTGGAGGATTCACTGTCTCCAGAGCTACAACACCACAACTAACAGATGTGTCTGAAG ATCTGGACCAGCAGAGCCTCCCTAGTGAGCCTGAAGAATCCTTCTCCAAGGATTTAGCAGAATTCCCTTCTGTGGAAGAGTTCCATTCCAAAGACTTGGGACCACCCAGTGAAGATGACAATTTTGGGGTGCCCATTCAAAGTGCACACCAGCTAGACtctgctgaggaggaggaggaagcagcagcagcagcagcagcagcagcagccatgagTTTGGACACATCCATTCTTTGCCTGGCCTCACCCCTGCACTTT
- the RETREG2 gene encoding reticulophagy regulator 2 isoform X3 has translation MASGGPSVPVTEEGEGVTVSGPGAAEAEEEEEEEQEVLALAVRLRRRLRGWEATVTAVQRLLVWERPPQSLAGAVALGAALWLFSSTSLRPLFLLSTGFIGVLLLERWKPQFLLDFSVQPLEEPGGDSDNGMTGAQPHLLSVSELCRCLAESWITFRLYLRELLQYKKQNPAKFCARICSGCLILATVGHYVPGIMISYIVLLSILLWPLVVYHELIQRMYTRLEPILMKLDYSMKVETLHLKHEKKKRQGKIEPEAGSEPMAETESESEAELSGYSPVVDVKKTALALAITDSELSDEEASILESGGFTVSRATTPQLTDVSEEELQAEKMEKHCNATQKKRRRNKSQIWTSRASLVSLKNPSPRI, from the exons ATGGCGAGCGGAGGCCCGAGTGTTCCAGTCacagaggaaggggagggggtgaCGGTGTCCGGACCCGGGGCGGCAGAAgccgaggaagaggaagaggaagagcaggaggtgTTGGCTCTGGCCGTCCGGCTGAGGCGACGTCTGAGGGGCTGGGAGGCGACCGTGACTGCCGTGCAGCGGCTGTTGGTTTGGGAGAGGCCGCCGCAGAGCCTGGCCGGGGCTGTCGCACTCGGAGCTGCTCTGTG GCTGTTTTCCTCCACTTCACTGCGTCCCCTGTTCCTTCTCAGTACTGGTTTTATTGGTGTTCTGCTGTTGGAGAGATGGAAGCCCCAATTTTTATTGGATTTCTCAG TACAACCCTTAGAAGAACCTGGGGGAGACAG TGACAATGGGATGACAGGAGCACAACCTCACCTACTCAGTGTTTCAGAGCTCTGTCGTTGCCTGGCTGAGAGCTGGATTACCTTCAGGCTATACCTGCGGGAACTTTTGCAGTATAAGAAGCAAAACCCTGCCAAG TTCTGTGCCAGAATCTGCTCAGGATGCTTGATTCTAGCAACTGTAGGACACTATGTTCCAGGAATCATGATCTCCTACATTGTCT TACTTAGTATTCTGCTGTGGCCACTGGTAGTATACCATGAACTCATTCAAAGAATGTATACCCGTTTGGAGCCCATCCTAATGAAACTGGACTACAGTATGAAGGTGGAGACTTTGCATcttaaacatgaaaagaaaa AGCGTCAAGGAAAGATTGagccagaagctggcagtgaaccaatggcagaaacagaaagtgagaGTGAAGCAGAACTGTCTGGCTACTCTCCAGTG GTAGATGTGAAGAAGACGGCTCTGGCATTGGCAATCACAGATTCTGAACTCTCTGATGAGGAGGCCTCTATCCTGGAAAGTGGAGGATTCACTGTCTCCAGAGCTACAACACCACAACTAACAGATGTGTCTGAAG AAGAACTTCAGGCAGAGAAGATGGAAAAACATTGCAATGCCActcagaagaagagaagaagaaacaaaagccAG ATCTGGACCAGCAGAGCCTCCCTAGTGAGCCTGAAGAATCCTTCTCCAAGGATTTAG